Sequence from the Janthinobacterium lividum genome:
GGTATTCCGCCACTTCGCTCGCATGACGCAGCTGCACGTGGCGCTGGCGCCGACCATCCGCGCCCTGGCCGAGGATGCCGTGGCGCGCGGCCTGCCGCTGCAACGCCCCCTGTTCCTGCACTATGAGCACGACCGCGCCACCTACGCCATCCAGGACCAATACCTGTTCGGTCCCGACCTGCTGGTGGCGCCCGTGCATGCGGCGGGTGCTGCGCGCTGGAGCGCCTACCTGCCGCAGGGCGACGCCTGGATCCACCTGTGGAGCGGCGCCGCCTTCGAAGGCGGCCAGCGTGTGGAAGTCGATGCGCCGTTGGGCCAGCCGCCCGTGTTCGTGCGGCGCGGCTGCGCACAGCAGGATTTCTTCCTGTCGCTGGCGAAATGAGCCTGGCATGAGCGTGGCGTCGCATCTGCTGTTCCTGGCCTGCGTGGCGCTGGCCAGTTACGCGCAGAACCTGACGGGCTTTGCCTTCGGCCTGATCCTGCTGGGCCTGACGGCCGTGCTGCACCTGGCCAGCCTGGGCGATGTCGCCAACGTGGTGAGCGTGCTGGTGCTGGTGAATGCGGCCATCACGTTTGGCCGCACGCGCCCGCAGCTGGCCTGGCCCGTATTCGGCCCTGCACTGGCCGTCAGCCAGCTGGGCGTGGGCGCGGGCGTGGCCCTGCTGGGCTGGTTCAGCGCGCAGCAAGTGACCCTGCTGCGATTCCTGCTCGGTTGCGCCATCGTCGTCTGCGCGTGCATGCTGGTGCTGCGCGCCAGCGCGCGTGCGCGGCAATCCGGCCTGCCCGCCTTCCTGTTCTTCGGCGGCGTGTCCGGCGTGATGGGCGGCCTGTTCGCCAGCGCCGGCCCGCCCATGGTGTACCACCTGTACCGCCAGCCATGGCCGGCCGACATGATCCGCCATTCGCTGATCGTGCTGTTCGCCGCGAATGCCGTGCTGCGCCTGGCCCTCGTGCTGGCGCATGGCCAGTTCAGCATGACGGCCCTGTGGCTGACCCTCGAGGCCTTGCCGCTGGTGACGGGGCTGACCTGGCTGGCGCGCCGCCACCCTTCGCGCCTGCCCATCGAGCACGTGCGCCGCGCCGTCTTCGTGCTGCTGCTGGTCGCCGGCCTGGCCCTGGTGCTGCCGCCCGTGCTGTCGCTGCTTGCCTGAGGCGGCGCCTTTTTTCCTTTTACTTTTACAAGACGAACCTTCCATGTCCGCTTCCCGCTTTTCCTCCCTGCCCGCCGACTGCGACCTGCTGGTCGTCGGCGGCGGCATCAATGGCGCCGGCATCGCGCGCGACGCGGCCGGCCGCGGCTTGCGCGTGGTGCTGTGCGAACAGCACGACCTGGCGCAGCACACCTCGTCCGCATCCACCAAGCTGATACACGGCGGCCTGCGCTACCTCGAATACTATGAATTCAAGCTGGTGCGCAAGGCGCTGCAGGAACGCGAAGTGCTGCTGCGCGCCGCGCCCCACATCATGTGGCCGATGCGCTTCGTCATGCCGCACGACGCCGCCCAGCGCCCCGCCTGGATGATACGCGCGGGTCTGTTCCTGTACGACCACCTGGCCAAGCGGGCCTTCCTGCCCGCCTCGCAAGGCATCGCGCTGGACAAGCACGCGGCGGGCGCACCGCTGAAGGCCGGCTACCGCAAGGGCTTCGTGTATTCCGACGGCTGGGTCGACGATGCGCGCCTGGTGGTGCTCAACGCGCTCGATGCGCAGGAGCACGGCGCGCACATCCTCACGCGCACGGCCTGCATCGATGCGCGCCGCGATGGCGGCGCCTGGCATGTCACCCTGCAAGCCGAGGATGGCCAGCGCAAGACACTGCGTGCACGCGCCATCGTCAACGCGGCGGGACCGTGGACGGCGCAATTTGCCGGTGCGGCCGGCGGCGGCAAGACGCAGGGACTGCGCCTGATCAAGGGCAGCCACATCATCGTGCCGCGCCTGTTCGAGCATCCGAACGCCTACATCTTCCAGAACCCGGACCAGCGCATCATCTTCGCCATCCCCTACCAGGACGACTTTACCCTGATCGGCACCACGGACGAGGAATACAAGGGGGAAGTGAGCCAGGTGAAGATCAGCCAGGCGGAGATCGATTACCTGTGCCAGGCGGCGAACCGTTATTTCAAGCGCGAGATCGGCCCCTCCGACGTCGTGTGGACGTATTCGGGCGTGCGCCCCCTGCTCGACGACAGCGCGCAGAACGCGTCGGCCGTCACGCGCGACTACCTGCTGGAAGTGGCGCGCGGCGACGCGCCGACGGGAGCGCCCCTGCTCAATATCTGGGGCGGCAAGATCACCACCTACCGCAAGCTGGCCGAGGAAGCATTGGGCTTGCTGGCGCCCCTGCTGGAGAATGGCGCCCCGGCGTGGACGGCGCAAGCGCCCCTGCCCGGCGGCGACCTGCAGCAGGAGAATCGACTGGTGGACAGCCATGATTTCGACGCTTTCCTCGCCCGCTTCCAGCGCGATCACGCCTGGCTGCCGCCCGCGCTGGCGCGCCGCTATGCGCGCGCGTACGGCAGCCGCGCCACGCGCCTGCTGACGGGCGCCGCTTCAATGGCCGACCTGGGCGAGCAGCTGGCGCCCGGCCTGTACGAGGCCGAGGCGTGCTATCTGATCGAAGTGGAATGGGCCAGGAGCAGCGACGACATCCTGTGGCGGCGCAGTAAACTGGGTTTGCGCTGCGCGCCGGCCGACGTGGCACGCCTGCAGCAGTGGCTGACGGTCCATCTGGCGCAAGAGGTGGCGGCATGACGTATTTGCTGGCCCTCGACCAGGGCACGTCCAGTTCGCGCAGCATGGTCTTCGATGAAACGGGCGCCATCGTCGCCGTGGCGCAGCGCGAGTTTCGCCAGCTCTTCCCGCAACCGGGCTGGATCGAACACGACCCGATGGAAATCTGGCACAGCCAGCTGGCGACCTGCCGCGAAGTGCTGGCCAAGACAGGCCTGAAGGCAGATGCACTCGGCGCGCTGGGCATCACCAACCAGCGCGAGACGACGGTGCTGTGGGACCGCGCCACGGGCGAACCCGTCTACAACGCCATCGTCTGGCAAGACCGCCGCACGGAAGCGCTGTGCGAGGACTTGCGCGCGCGGGGCCTGGCCGGCGCCATCCACGCAAAGACGGGCCTGGTGCTCGACCCGTATTTTTCCGGTACCAAGCTGCGCTGGATACTCGACGCCGTGCCCGGTGCCCGCGCGCGGGCCATGCGCGGCGAACTGGCCTTCGGCACCATCGACACGTGGCTGGCATGGCAGATGACGGGCGGCCGCCTGCACGTGAGCGACGTCACCAACGCTTCGCGCACCATGCTGTGGAACCTGCATGAAGGCTGCTGGGATGCGCAATTGCTCGACTGGCTGGGCATCCCCGCCAGCCTGCTGCCGACCGTCCACCCCTCGAGCCACGTGTACGGCGAAACGGATACAGAGGTGCTGGGCAGCCCCGTGATCATCGGCGGCATCGCCGGCGACCAGCAGGCGGCGCTGTTCGGCCAGACCTGTTTCACGCCGGGCATGGCCAAGAATACCTATGGCACGGGCTGCTTCTTGCTGCTCAACACGGGCGAGCAGTGCGCGCAATCGCAGCATGGCTTGATCAGCACGGCCGCCTGCCAGGTGGGCACGCAGCCCGCGTATGCGCTCGAAGGCAGCGTCTTCATCGGCGGCGCCGTGGTGCAGTGGCTGCGTGACGGCCTGGGCGCCATCGGCCACGCGGGCGAAGCGGAAGGCCTGGCCGCCTCCGTGCCCGATTCGGGCGGCGTGGTCTTCGTGCCCTCGTTTACAGGCCTGGGTGCGCCGTACTGGGTGCCATCGGCCAAGGGCGCCATCCTGGGCCTGAGCCGGGGCAGCACGGTGGGCCACATCGCCCGCGCGGCGCTCGAAGCGATCGCCTTCCAGAGCGCCGCCCTGCTGGATGCCATGACGCGCGACGCGCAAGCGCCCATCACGGAACTGCGCGTCGACGGCGGCGCCTGCGCCAACAACCTGCTGCTGCAGTTCCAGGCCGACCTGCTGGGCATCCCCGTGGTACGCCCGCAAGTGATTGAAACGACAGCCCTGGGCGCGGCCTATCTGGCGGGCCTGGCCATCGGCCAGTACCGTGGCGTGGAAGAGCTGGCGTCGCACTGGCGCGCCGACAGGACGTTTTCACCCACCATCGGCCGCGACCAGGCGGGCAGCCTGATGCAGCAATGGGAAGTGGCGGTGCGGCGGTTTGCGGGAAATGGGGAGGGATAGCCGTGCGGAACGACAGGCAAAAAAAAGCCCGCTGCGGGAGCGGGCTGAATCTATTTCCTTGGAGGAAGATAGAGGAGACAGATGAATGATGCCGCGTTGCAGCATATAAAACCACTTTATATTCGTGATGTCAGAAATACGTAACGGTGATATTAAGGGCAACGAAGAATTCCATGCGGCAATTTTTATGCTGCCGCTTCCGTTTTCCCGTCGCCAGAACGCAACATATTCTTGATGCCTCGCAACGCTTGCCGTACCCTCGCCTCGTTTTCGATCAGGGCGAAGCGCACGTATTCGTCGCCGTACTCGCCGAAGCCGATGCCGGGCGACACGCTTACCCTGGCTTTTTGCAGCAGCAGCTTGGCGAACTCCAGCGATCCCAGGTGGCGGTACGCTTGCGGGATATGCGCCCAGATATACATCGAAGCCTTCGGTTTTTCCACCATCCAGCCCGCTTCATGCAAGCCTTTCACCAGCACGTCGCGGCGGCGCTGGTATTGGGCGCAGATTTCCGTCACGCAGCTCTGGTCGCCTTCCAGCGCGGCGATGGCCGCCACCTGCACGGGCGTGAAACTGCCGTAGTCGTGGTAGCTCTTGATACGCGCCAGGGCCGCCACCAGTTCCGCATTGCCTACCATGAAGCCGATGCGCCAGCCCGCCATGTTGTAGCTTTTCGACATGGTGAAAAATTCCACGGCCACGTCGCGCGCACCGGGCACCTGCATGATGGACGGCGCCTTCCAGCCATCGAAGGTGATGTCGGCATACGCCAGGTCGTGCACCACCAGGATATTGTGCTGCTTCGCCAGCGCGACGACGCGCTCGAAGAATTCCAGCTCCACGCATTGCGCCGTGGGGTTGGACGGAAAGCCCAGCACCATCATCTTCGGTTTCGGGTAGCTTTCGCGGATCGCCCGTTCCAGTTCGGCAAAGAAATCCACGCCCGGCCCCATGCGCACGGAGCGGATGTCGGCGCCCGCGATGACGGCGCCCCAGATGTGGATGGGATAGCTGGGATTGGGCACCAGCACCGTGTCGCCACGGTCGAGCGTCGCCAGCATCAGGTGCGCCAGGCCCTCTTTCGAGCCGATGGTGACGATGGCTTCGCTGTCCGGGTCGATGTCGACCTCGTAGCGCTTCTTGTACCAGTGGGCAATCGCGCGGCGCAGCCGGGGAATGCCTTTTGATGCGGAATAGCCGTGCGTGTCCGGGCGTTTCACCGTCTCGACCAGCTTGTCCACGATGTGGGCCGGCGTGGCGCCATCGGGATTGCCCATCGACATGTCGATGATGTCCTCGCCACGGCGGCGCGCGGCCATCTTGAGTTCGGCGGTGATATTGAAAACGTAGGGGGGAAGACGATTGATGCGCGAAAAGCTGCGCGGAGCTTGGCTGTCGGTCATGGTTATCTCTGTACGTAAGCGCCCGGATCCGTCCGAGCGACGTTGGCGCAGTGGCTGCGCCTGCAACGATACTAACCCGGCTTCGCAAGAACTGGCAAGGCCGATTCGGACAAGCTACAATACGCGCTGATCGAAAATGAGCGCACCGGTTGGTAACCCGGTAAGTGCCCGGCACCGTCCGGCATGCTCCCGCCCACGCGGACCCACGGCGCTGACCCTTGGCTGTTACACCAGCCGGGGAGGTGTTCTGGTTCGTGCATCTTTCCGCCGCGCCATCCCTCCCCTGCTTTCTATTTTAGGAATGAGACGGATGGCAACACACGACACCGCAGT
This genomic interval carries:
- a CDS encoding TSUP family transporter produces the protein MSVASHLLFLACVALASYAQNLTGFAFGLILLGLTAVLHLASLGDVANVVSVLVLVNAAITFGRTRPQLAWPVFGPALAVSQLGVGAGVALLGWFSAQQVTLLRFLLGCAIVVCACMLVLRASARARQSGLPAFLFFGGVSGVMGGLFASAGPPMVYHLYRQPWPADMIRHSLIVLFAANAVLRLALVLAHGQFSMTALWLTLEALPLVTGLTWLARRHPSRLPIEHVRRAVFVLLLVAGLALVLPPVLSLLA
- the glpD gene encoding glycerol-3-phosphate dehydrogenase, with the protein product MSASRFSSLPADCDLLVVGGGINGAGIARDAAGRGLRVVLCEQHDLAQHTSSASTKLIHGGLRYLEYYEFKLVRKALQEREVLLRAAPHIMWPMRFVMPHDAAQRPAWMIRAGLFLYDHLAKRAFLPASQGIALDKHAAGAPLKAGYRKGFVYSDGWVDDARLVVLNALDAQEHGAHILTRTACIDARRDGGAWHVTLQAEDGQRKTLRARAIVNAAGPWTAQFAGAAGGGKTQGLRLIKGSHIIVPRLFEHPNAYIFQNPDQRIIFAIPYQDDFTLIGTTDEEYKGEVSQVKISQAEIDYLCQAANRYFKREIGPSDVVWTYSGVRPLLDDSAQNASAVTRDYLLEVARGDAPTGAPLLNIWGGKITTYRKLAEEALGLLAPLLENGAPAWTAQAPLPGGDLQQENRLVDSHDFDAFLARFQRDHAWLPPALARRYARAYGSRATRLLTGAASMADLGEQLAPGLYEAEACYLIEVEWARSSDDILWRRSKLGLRCAPADVARLQQWLTVHLAQEVAA
- the glpK gene encoding glycerol kinase GlpK; this encodes MTYLLALDQGTSSSRSMVFDETGAIVAVAQREFRQLFPQPGWIEHDPMEIWHSQLATCREVLAKTGLKADALGALGITNQRETTVLWDRATGEPVYNAIVWQDRRTEALCEDLRARGLAGAIHAKTGLVLDPYFSGTKLRWILDAVPGARARAMRGELAFGTIDTWLAWQMTGGRLHVSDVTNASRTMLWNLHEGCWDAQLLDWLGIPASLLPTVHPSSHVYGETDTEVLGSPVIIGGIAGDQQAALFGQTCFTPGMAKNTYGTGCFLLLNTGEQCAQSQHGLISTAACQVGTQPAYALEGSVFIGGAVVQWLRDGLGAIGHAGEAEGLAASVPDSGGVVFVPSFTGLGAPYWVPSAKGAILGLSRGSTVGHIARAALEAIAFQSAALLDAMTRDAQAPITELRVDGGACANNLLLQFQADLLGIPVVRPQVIETTALGAAYLAGLAIGQYRGVEELASHWRADRTFSPTIGRDQAGSLMQQWEVAVRRFAGNGEG
- the alaC gene encoding alanine transaminase; amino-acid sequence: MTDSQAPRSFSRINRLPPYVFNITAELKMAARRRGEDIIDMSMGNPDGATPAHIVDKLVETVKRPDTHGYSASKGIPRLRRAIAHWYKKRYEVDIDPDSEAIVTIGSKEGLAHLMLATLDRGDTVLVPNPSYPIHIWGAVIAGADIRSVRMGPGVDFFAELERAIRESYPKPKMMVLGFPSNPTAQCVELEFFERVVALAKQHNILVVHDLAYADITFDGWKAPSIMQVPGARDVAVEFFTMSKSYNMAGWRIGFMVGNAELVAALARIKSYHDYGSFTPVQVAAIAALEGDQSCVTEICAQYQRRRDVLVKGLHEAGWMVEKPKASMYIWAHIPQAYRHLGSLEFAKLLLQKARVSVSPGIGFGEYGDEYVRFALIENEARVRQALRGIKNMLRSGDGKTEAAA